A stretch of Aedes aegypti strain LVP_AGWG chromosome 2, AaegL5.0 Primary Assembly, whole genome shotgun sequence DNA encodes these proteins:
- the LOC5572651 gene encoding eukaryotic translation initiation factor 4E-binding protein 1, with protein sequence MSASPIARQACSQTQAIPSKRVLIHDASELPDLYSSTPGGTLYSTTPGGTRIVYERAFLMNLKNSPLARTPPSNLNNLPHNILRNGTTGVTSKPKPQQQPQNSPPKFDEHQEQFDMDL encoded by the exons ATGTCAGCATCGCCAATCGCACGCCAAGCCTGCAGCCAAACGCAGGCTATTCCATCCAAGAGAGTTCTCATCCATGACGCCTCCGAACTGCCGGATCTCTACTCGTCGACACCCGGTGGAACTCTGTATTCCACAACTCCAGGAG GTACCCGCATCGTCTACGAACGTGCCTTCTTGATGAATCTGAAAAACTCTCCACTGGCACGCACCCCACCGTCTAACCTTAATAACCTACCTCACAACATTCTCCGAAACGGAACGACCGGTGTCACCAGCAAGCCGAAGCCGCAGCAACAACCGCAGAACTCGCCGCCCAAGTTCGATGAACACCAAGAGCAGTTCGACATGGACCTGTAG